In Azospirillum formosense, the sequence GCGCTCGCCTTCGGGCCGGCGGAGTATGTGTCGCTGATGCTGCTGGGTTTGATCGGGGCGGTGACGCTGGCCCACGGGTCGGTGGTGAAGGCCATCGCGATGATTCTGCTGGGCCTTCTGCTGAGCATGGTCGGCACCGACGTCAATTCCGGCGACACCCGCTTCACCTTCGGCCTGCCGCAGCTTTACGACGGCATCGACTTCGTGCCGCTCGCCATGGGCCTGTTCGGGCTGGCCGAAATCATCACCAGCCTGGAGCAGACCGGCGGCGCCGGGCGGACCACCGCCCCCATCGCCAGCCTGTGGCCGAAGCGCGAGGACATCCGCCAGGCTTGGCCGGCGACGGTGCGCGGCACGGTGATGGGGGCGCTTCTGGGCATCCTGCCCGGAGGCGGCGCCACGCTGGGCTCCTTCGCCGCCTATTCCCTGGAGAAGAAGCTGGCCCGCCGGCCGGAACGCTTCGGCCAGGGCGCCATCGAGGGGGTAGCGGCACCGGAGGCCGCGAACAACGCCGCCTCGCAGGCCTGCTTCATCCCGATGCTCAGCCTGGGCATCCCGCCCAACGCCATCATGGCTCTGATGATCGGCGCCATGACCATCCACGGCATCACGCCGGGGCCGCAGATCATGGCCAAGCAGCCGGAGCTGTTCTGGGGCATGATCGCCAGCATGCTGATCGGCAACGTGATCCTGGTGGTCCTGAACCTGCCGATGATCGGGTTGTGGGTGCGGCTGTTGCGGGTGCCCTACGGCTACCTGTTCCCGGCCATCCTGGTCTTCTGCTGCATCGGCACCTACACGCTGAACAACAGCGCCTTCAACGTCTTGCTGATGGCCCTGTTCGGCGTCCTGGGCTATGCGCTGCGCAAGCTGGATTGCGAGCCGGCGCCGCTGATGCTGGGTTTCGTGCTGGGCCCCCTGCTGGAGGAGAATTTGGGACGCGCCCTGCTGCTGTCGGGGGGCGATCCCACCGTCTTCGCCACCCGCCCGATCAGCGGCAGCCTGCTCGCCGTCGCCGGCCTCCTTCTGGTTCTGATGGTGATGCCAACGGTGCGGCGGCGGCGCGACGAAGCCTTCAAGGACGAGTGATTTCCCGGTTATTCTCTTTTTCGTCTGTATCAAGCCCAACTCGGAAAACCGGGGCGGGTGGCCTTCATGCCGTGAAAGGTCTTTGCGTGATGACCATCGTCAAAGAGTTTCCCCGCCCCGCTCCCGATCTGGTCGCGTCCTTCCGCGGCCAGTCTCCGGCCACGCTTCACGAGGCGATGGGCAAGAAGGGCGCGATGTCCTTTCCGATCAAGCCGCTGTATCAGGGCATGACGCTGTTCGGCCCCGCAGTGACCGTTGCCGGGGGCCCCACCGACAACCTGATGATCCACGCCGCCATGGCGCTGACCCGACCGGGCGACGTGCTGGTGGTCGATTTCAAGGGCATGACCGAGGCCGGTCCCTGGGGCGACGTCCTGACCGAGGCGGCGCTCCGGCGCGGCCTGGCCGGGCTGGTGATCGACGGCTGCGTGCGTGACGCCGCGGCCATCCGCGCCATGGGCTTTCCGGTCTTCTGCCGGGGCACCAGCATGAAGGGGACCACCAAGACCCAGCCGGCCGGTGACGTGAACACCCCGATCGTCTGCGGTGGCGTGATGGTCGCGCCGGGCGACATCGTGATCGGCGACGACGACGGGGTGGTCGTGGTGCCCCAGGCCGAGGCCCTCGCCACGCTCACCAAGGCGGCGGAGCGTGAACGGATGGAGGAGGGGCTGCGCGAACAGCTCCGCGCCGGGCGGACGACGGTCGAGGCTCTGAAGCTGGAACCCTATCTGGAGGCCGGCGGAATCACGCTGTGACGCGGGCCGTCATGGGCGGGTGGACGGAAAACCCGCCCGCCCCTTGCCTGGAGTGGTATTACCGCTGTCCAGGAAAGAACATCATCAGGCAAAAAAAATGCCGCGGCCGGACACAAGGTCGGCGCGGCAGACCAATGCTCTTGGAGCATCATGATTTTTTTGGTTTCCTCCCCAGACCTCAAGGCCTTTGTTTTGTGAGAGGCAATTTCCACAGTCCGCGCAGGGAAGTCAATCGCATTGAGCGAGGTATAACTTTAAGCCTAACTTTCTCCTTTGGCTCGTCGGAATGGCCGATGGGGTGCCGTGAAGAAAAATCGAAGCGGAGCCCGAACAGAGGGCTTGCTTTCCGCCGGGCGGGTGCGGTATCTCCCTGCCTCCTTCGTGGGAGCGGCGCGGGCGTAGCTCAGGGGTAGAGCACAACCTTGCCAAGGTTGGGGTCGAGGGTTCGAATCCCTTCGCCCGCTCCAACATCGCGAAGACTTCTTCCAAGACGAAGACTTCTCCCAAGACATTGTCGGACGCGAAGCGGTGAGGCCGTTCCCCGGTGGGACCGCCGCGCCAATCCCGCGCGCGCGGCGTCCGCGTATTCCTTGCCGGAATGTTAACCCACTGCTAGGGGTCTCGGGCTAAGGTCGGTCGAACGGCCCGATCTGGGCAAACCTGCTTAGACAAACCATGAAGCGCGGGCGCCCCTGACCATGCAGCAGCTTGACCGTCCGAACGATTCACCGCCCGAGACGCCGCACGCCGGCTTCGGCATGCTGAAGGGCCAATCGATCCTGGTGACGGGGGGAAGCGGCTCCTTCGGGCGGCGATTCGTGGAGACGGTGCTGCGCCACGCCAGCCCGCGGCGGGTCGTCGTCTTCTCCCGGGACGAGTTCAAGCAGTACGAGATGCAGCAGCAGCTCGGCCCCGAATGGGCGTCCACCCTGCGCTTCTTCATCGGTGACGTGCGCGACCGCGAGCGGCTGGAACTGGCCATGCGCGAGGTGGACGTATGCGTCCACGCCGCCGCACTGAAGCATGTGCCGGCGGCTGAATACAACCCCATGGAATGCATCCACACAAACGTCTACGGGGCGGAGAACGTGGTGCGGGCGGCGCTGAACACCGGCGTGAAGCGGGTGATCGCCCTGTCCACCGACAAGGCGGCCAACCCCGTCAACCTCTACGGCGCCAGCAAGCTGGCCTCCGACAAGATCTTCATCGCCGCCAACAACCTGGCGGGCTCGCTCGGCACGCGCTTCTCGGTGGTGCGCTACGGCAACGTCGTGGGATCCCGCGGGTCGGTGATCCCGCTGTTCCGCCGGATGATCGCGGAAGGGGCGGAGTCCCTGCCGGTCACCGACGAGCGCATGACCCGCTTCTGGATCACGCTGCAGCACGGGGTGGACTTCGTCGTCTCCTGCATCGCGATGATGCAGGGCGGCGAGATCTTCGTGCCCAAGATCCCCAGCATGCGCATCGCCGATCTGGCCCGCGCGATGGCCCCCCACCTGCCGCACAAGCTGGTCGGCATCCGTCCCGGCGAGAAGCTGCACGAGGTGATGATCACCGAGGACGATTCCCGCCAGACCTTCGAGCTGCCGGACCGCTTCGTCATCGAGCCGGCCTTCGCCTTCTGGACCCACGAACCCTACCAGCGGCTGGGCGCCCGTCCGGTCACCGACGGCTTCCGCTACGCCAGCGACACCAACGGCGACTGGCTGGACGGCGCGCGCCTGATGCGGCTGATCGCGGAAGCCCCGTGATGGGTGGCCCGGCTTCCCGGACGCCGCTCTCCGTCCTGCCCTACGGACGCCAGGACATCGACCAGGCCGACATCGACGCGGTGACCGCGGTCCTGCGCGGCGACTGGCTGACCCAAGGGCCGGCGGTGGAGGCCTTCGAGGGGGCTCTGCGCGAGCGCACCGGGGCGGCCCACGCGGTGTCCTGCGCCAACGGGACCGCCGCCCTGCATCTGGCCGCCCTCGCGCTGGGACTCGGCCCCGGCGACGCGGTGGTGGTGCCCGCCGTCACCTTCCTCGCCACCGCCAACGCCGCCCGCTACGTCGGGGCGGAGGTCGCCTTCGCCGACGTCGATCCCGCCACCGGTCTGATGGGGCCGGGGCAGGCGGAGGCGGCGATGGAGCGCGCCGCCCGCGCCGGCTGGCGGGTGCGCGCCCTGGCGCCCGTGCATTTTGCCGGACAGACCGCGGACATGGCCGGGCTCGGCGTGCTCGCCGACCGCCATGGACTGGCCGTCATCGAGGACGCCTGCCACGCCATCGGCAGCGTGGACGTGATGCCGGATGGGCGCGCCCTGCCGGTCGGCTCCAACGCCTTCGGCACGCTCACCGCCTTCTCCTTCCATCCCGTGAAGACCATCGCGGCGGGCGAAGGCGGGGCGGTGACCACCAACGACCTGCGTCTCGCCGCCCGCCTGCGCCGCATGCGCAACCACGGCATGGAGCGGGACCCGGCGGCCTTCGAGGACCGCGAGGCCGCGTTCGACGAAAGCGGTTCGGCCAACCCCTGGTATTACGAGATGGCGGAGCCGGGCTTCAATTACCGCCTGACCGACATCCACTCGGCGCTCGCCCTCAGCCAGCTCGGGCGGCTGGACGCCTTCGTGGAGCGTCGCCGCCGCCTCATGGAGCTGTACGCGGAGCGGCTGGCCCCCCTCGCCCCGCTGGTGCGGCCGGCGGACCACGTTCCCTGGTGCCGCCCCGCCTGGCACCTCTGCGCCGTCCGCATCGACTTCGCCGCCGCCGGGCGGACACGGGCGCGGGTGATGGCCGATCTGCGGGCGCGGGGAATCGGCAGCCAGGTCCACTACATCCCGGTCCACCGCCAGCCCTACTGGCGCGAGCGCTGCGGGGACCTCGCCCTGCCCGGCGCCGACGCCCATTACGCCCAGACCTTGTCCCTGCCGCTGTTTCCGGCCATGGCGGACGCCGACGTGGACCGGGTCGCGACCGTCCTGGCCGAAACGCTGGGCCTGCCCGCCAGAACCTGAGAAGCCAGCACCGCCACCCGCCGGCGTCACCGCTGGACAGTTTTCTCCCTTCCAAAAATGCGCTATGCCAAGCGTCATCTTGAACGCTTCGGAGCATGGTCATGGCCGAGGGTACTGTGGACTATTACGCGATGGTCGAAGAGGCCTGGCAGTTGAGCGACGCCGCGCGCGACTATGTGAAGAACGCCGGTCGCGACGTGGACAACGCGGAGCTGTGGGAGAAGGTGTTCGCCCCCTCGTCCCTGATCGACCTGGAGCGCACCCGCGCCGAAGGCGGACAGCCGCTGCAGAAGATCTTCTTCAAAAATCCCTACGGCCTTCAATACCGGGCCGACCACAAGGATTGGATCCCCTTCCGTCACGGTGCCCTGGACCCCGCTTATCTCCAAGCGATCTGAAGACACCGGGAATTTCCAGACGGTCTTGCGGAGGCCGGACGCGCCGGCACGACCCATTCTCCGGCACGCCCGGCACCGGTGGCCTGCATCGTTCGACAGAGGCTTACCCCCCACGCGGCAGCCTGCCGCAGGTGGTGTCCGCATCGCGGCTATCCTGATAAGAAGGCAACCATCGAAGGCGGTCACCGTTCTGCTTCATCCCGAAAGCGGAGCCGGATAACGGACGGTCTCAAGGGTGTTGACAACAAGGGCTCCCCATGCGCATCGCGATGATCGGTACGGGCTATGTCGGGCTGGTGTCCGGCGCCTGTTTTTCGGAATTCGGCGTCCACGTCACCTGCGTCGACAAGGACGCCGGGAAGATCGAACGGCTGAAGCGCGGCGAGATTCCGATTTATGAACCCGGCCTTGACGAGCTGGTCGCGCGCAATGTCGCCGCCGGCCGGCTGTCCTTCACGCTGGACCTGAAGGAGGCGATGGCCGGGGCGGATGCCGTCTTCATCGCCGTGGGCACGCCGTCGCGCCGCGGTGACGGACACGCCGACCTGTCCTTCGTCTATGCCGCCGCCGAGGAGATCGCCGCCAACCTCGACCACTACACGGTGGTGGTGAACAAGTCGACCGTGCCGGTCGGGACGGGGCGCGAGGTGGAGGCGATCATCCGCCGCACCAACCCGAGCGCTGATTTCGATGTGGCGAGCAACCCGGAATTCCTGCGCGAAGGCTCAGCCATCGGCGACTTCATGCGCCCCGACCGCGTCGTCATCGGAACCGGATCGGAACGCGCCGCCGACGTCATGCGCCGGCTCTACCGCCCGCTGTACCTGATCGAGACGCCGATCGTCCTGACGTCCCTGGAAACGGCGGAACTGACGAAATACGCCGCCAACACCTTCCTGGCCGCCAAGATCACCTTCATCAACGAGATCGCCGACCTGTGCGAGAAGGTGGGCGCCAACGTCCATGACGTGGCCCGTGGCATCGGGCTGGACGGCCGCATCGGCAAGAAGTTCCTGCACCCCGGACCGGGCTATGGCGGCTCCTGCTTCCCCAAGGACACCTTGGCCCTGGTGCGCACCGCCCAGCAGGTGGGCAGCCCCCTGCGCATCATCGAGACGGTGGTGGACATCAACGACAAGCGCAAGAAGGCGATGGCCGACCGCATCGTCGCCGCCTGCGGCGGATCGGTGGCGGGCAAGACCATCGGAGTGCTCGGCGTCACCTTCAAGCCGAACACCGACGACATGCGCGACGCCCCGTCGCTGGACATCGT encodes:
- a CDS encoding tripartite tricarboxylate transporter permease, whose protein sequence is MTELLGNLLLGLSVSLSPDNLLLCFGGALIGTLIGVLPGLGPTATVAMLLPLTFHLPPVGALIMLAGIFYGSQYGGSATAILVNLPGESSSVVTCLDGHAMARQGRAGVALATAALASLFAGIATTVLIAVAGPPLAGVALAFGPAEYVSLMLLGLIGAVTLAHGSVVKAIAMILLGLLLSMVGTDVNSGDTRFTFGLPQLYDGIDFVPLAMGLFGLAEIITSLEQTGGAGRTTAPIASLWPKREDIRQAWPATVRGTVMGALLGILPGGGATLGSFAAYSLEKKLARRPERFGQGAIEGVAAPEAANNAASQACFIPMLSLGIPPNAIMALMIGAMTIHGITPGPQIMAKQPELFWGMIASMLIGNVILVVLNLPMIGLWVRLLRVPYGYLFPAILVFCCIGTYTLNNSAFNVLLMALFGVLGYALRKLDCEPAPLMLGFVLGPLLEENLGRALLLSGGDPTVFATRPISGSLLAVAGLLLVLMVMPTVRRRRDEAFKDE
- the pseB gene encoding UDP-N-acetylglucosamine 4,6-dehydratase (inverting), encoding MLKGQSILVTGGSGSFGRRFVETVLRHASPRRVVVFSRDEFKQYEMQQQLGPEWASTLRFFIGDVRDRERLELAMREVDVCVHAAALKHVPAAEYNPMECIHTNVYGAENVVRAALNTGVKRVIALSTDKAANPVNLYGASKLASDKIFIAANNLAGSLGTRFSVVRYGNVVGSRGSVIPLFRRMIAEGAESLPVTDERMTRFWITLQHGVDFVVSCIAMMQGGEIFVPKIPSMRIADLARAMAPHLPHKLVGIRPGEKLHEVMITEDDSRQTFELPDRFVIEPAFAFWTHEPYQRLGARPVTDGFRYASDTNGDWLDGARLMRLIAEAP
- the pseC gene encoding UDP-4-amino-4,6-dideoxy-N-acetyl-beta-L-altrosamine transaminase; the protein is MGGPASRTPLSVLPYGRQDIDQADIDAVTAVLRGDWLTQGPAVEAFEGALRERTGAAHAVSCANGTAALHLAALALGLGPGDAVVVPAVTFLATANAARYVGAEVAFADVDPATGLMGPGQAEAAMERAARAGWRVRALAPVHFAGQTADMAGLGVLADRHGLAVIEDACHAIGSVDVMPDGRALPVGSNAFGTLTAFSFHPVKTIAAGEGGAVTTNDLRLAARLRRMRNHGMERDPAAFEDREAAFDESGSANPWYYEMAEPGFNYRLTDIHSALALSQLGRLDAFVERRRRLMELYAERLAPLAPLVRPADHVPWCRPAWHLCAVRIDFAAAGRTRARVMADLRARGIGSQVHYIPVHRQPYWRERCGDLALPGADAHYAQTLSLPLFPAMADADVDRVATVLAETLGLPART
- a CDS encoding 4-carboxy-4-hydroxy-2-oxoadipate aldolase/oxaloacetate decarboxylase, whose product is MTIVKEFPRPAPDLVASFRGQSPATLHEAMGKKGAMSFPIKPLYQGMTLFGPAVTVAGGPTDNLMIHAAMALTRPGDVLVVDFKGMTEAGPWGDVLTEAALRRGLAGLVIDGCVRDAAAIRAMGFPVFCRGTSMKGTTKTQPAGDVNTPIVCGGVMVAPGDIVIGDDDGVVVVPQAEALATLTKAAERERMEEGLREQLRAGRTTVEALKLEPYLEAGGITL
- a CDS encoding UDP-glucose/GDP-mannose dehydrogenase family protein, translated to MRIAMIGTGYVGLVSGACFSEFGVHVTCVDKDAGKIERLKRGEIPIYEPGLDELVARNVAAGRLSFTLDLKEAMAGADAVFIAVGTPSRRGDGHADLSFVYAAAEEIAANLDHYTVVVNKSTVPVGTGREVEAIIRRTNPSADFDVASNPEFLREGSAIGDFMRPDRVVIGTGSERAADVMRRLYRPLYLIETPIVLTSLETAELTKYAANTFLAAKITFINEIADLCEKVGANVHDVARGIGLDGRIGKKFLHPGPGYGGSCFPKDTLALVRTAQQVGSPLRIIETVVDINDKRKKAMADRIVAACGGSVAGKTIGVLGVTFKPNTDDMRDAPSLDIVPALQAAGATVRAFDPAGMHEAGRLLPGVTWTDDAYAALQGADCLAILTEWNEFRALDLKRVKALLSQPVVVDLRNIYNPDDMARAGFVYMSIGRPSVPVDAV